A stretch of DNA from Variovorax paradoxus:
TGCAGTTCGGTGCGCACGCGGTCCAGCCGCAGCTCGCGCAGGAACTCCATCGGTCCCTGGCCCGCATGCTGGCGGAACGCGAGCTGCAGGGCGCGTGCGCTGCAGCCGGCCTCGCGGCACACGTCGGCCAGCGACAGCGGCTGCTCGGCGTGCGCGGCCATGAACTCCTGCGCCTTGCGCACCGCGCGCGGCAGCAGGTGGCGCTGCGCGTCACCGGCGAGCGCGCGCGAGTGGTTGTGGCCCGCTGACATCAGCAGGCTCGACATCAGGTACTCCTCGGCATGCTCGGCCAGGCGCCCGCCGCCTTGCAGCGCATTGCCGGCATCGAGCGTGAGCCGCAGGTAGTCGATGAAGTGCACCAGCGGCGCGAGCGCGGGGTTGTCCAGCGGCACGCCGAGGTCGAACACCAGGTGCTGGCGCACGGGCGCCTGCAGCAGCGCTTCGAGCCGCGACAGCAGCGCCGCGCGCGCGATGCGCACGATCAGGTGCGGGCTGTCGTCGGCCCAGCGCATCGACAGCAGTTCGGTGGGCGAGGGCAGCGAGGCGATGCGCGGCGTGGCTTCGACCTGCTGGCCGCCGCAGCGGATGTCGGCGCCGCCGCGCAACGGAATCTGCAACAGGAAGAAGTCTTGCAGGTAGCCCGGGTCGATCTGCACGCCGGGGCCGTACTGCACGTAATTGAGGCTCACGTCGCGGTGCAGGCGCGCGCTGTGGTGGCAGGCGTCCAGTTCGGTGCGCGGGC
This window harbors:
- a CDS encoding AraC family transcriptional regulator; protein product: METATAPRLPLQRYRLFESHDMDEARESVARVFCPHGLTMLRPRTELDACHHSARLHRDVSLNYVQYGPGVQIDPGYLQDFFLLQIPLRGGADIRCGGQQVEATPRIASLPSPTELLSMRWADDSPHLIVRIARAALLSRLEALLQAPVRQHLVFDLGVPLDNPALAPLVHFIDYLRLTLDAGNALQGGGRLAEHAEEYLMSSLLMSAGHNHSRALAGDAQRHLLPRAVRKAQEFMAAHAEQPLSLADVCREAGCSARALQLAFRQHAGQGPMEFLRELRLDRVRTELQAASTQTGVRDVAQKYGFLHLGHFAAQYRARFGERPSDTRTRHAPAEH